The following proteins come from a genomic window of Candidatus Bostrichicola ureolyticus:
- the metE gene encoding 5-methyltetrahydropteroyltriglutamate--homocysteine S-methyltransferase, which translates to MLKHNLGYPRFGIKRQLKKYSEKYWEGKIEKEVLFKVAKELRYEHWKIQEFYGLDLIPCNDFSFYDHVLDMSFLLGVIPERYDPLWNASNNNIDLYFAMARGYQKDNLDITAMEMTKWFDTNYHYMVPEFTYNQKFNIFSTKIFDEFAEAKQYLSKEPKPVLIGPISYLLLGKEKESNFHRIDLIKNLIPIYVDILIKLKNDGAKWIQLDEPFLIFDLSEKEKKAFIYAYEEISKQCEGLNILLTTYFEDISHNMSLIFDLPIKALHIDLIKSPDQLNFFIKKFPEKYMLSLGIIDGRNIWKNNYIKSVEKIKKSIDILGDDRIMIAPNCSLMHIPFDINIENDIPIEIKEIIAFAKQKLEEIDHLYQIINGNNNLLENNKKLWKHYNFINNLEVKKRVDSVKDEDMNRKNPFNIRKILQNKNLKLPLFPTTTIGSFPQTLELRQIRLKFKKGLLTKEEYNNYIEKNIINVIKCQEEIGLDVLVHGEFERNDMVEYFSEYLNGFISTKNGWVQSYGSRYVKPPIIYGDVFRKQNITVDWSQLAQSHTKKPIKGMLTGPITILQWSFVRDDQKREITAQQIALAIRDEVEALEKAGIKIIQIDEPAIREGLPLKKKDWNYYLNWAIKAFKISSCCVKDETQIHTHMCYSEFNDIIDYIVKMDVDVITIETSRSKLKLLKAFKEFKYPNGIGPGVYDIHSPRIPSIEEIYSLIQELSKFLPIENIWINPDCGLKTRKWNETIQSLKNMVEAVKLARIYLK; encoded by the coding sequence ATGTTAAAACATAATTTAGGTTATCCTCGTTTTGGAATTAAACGACAATTGAAAAAATATTCTGAAAAATATTGGGAAGGTAAAATAGAAAAAGAAGTACTTTTTAAAGTAGCAAAAGAATTAAGATATGAACATTGGAAAATTCAAGAATTTTATGGATTAGATTTAATTCCTTGTAATGATTTTAGTTTTTATGATCATGTTTTAGATATGTCTTTTTTATTAGGAGTAATACCTGAACGTTATGATCCATTATGGAATGCTTCAAATAATAATATTGATCTTTATTTTGCAATGGCAAGAGGATATCAAAAAGATAATTTAGATATTACTGCAATGGAAATGACTAAATGGTTTGATACTAATTACCATTATATGGTACCAGAATTTACTTATAATCAAAAATTTAATATTTTTTCTACAAAAATTTTTGATGAATTTGCTGAAGCTAAACAATATTTATCAAAAGAACCAAAACCTGTATTAATAGGCCCAATATCTTATCTTTTATTAGGAAAAGAAAAAGAATCTAATTTTCATAGAATAGATTTAATTAAAAATCTAATTCCTATTTATGTTGATATACTTATTAAGCTTAAGAATGATGGAGCAAAATGGATACAATTAGATGAACCTTTTTTAATTTTTGATCTTTCTGAAAAAGAAAAAAAAGCTTTTATATATGCTTATGAAGAAATTTCTAAACAATGTGAAGGATTAAATATTTTATTGACTACTTATTTTGAAGATATCTCCCATAATATGTCTTTAATATTTGATCTTCCTATTAAAGCTTTGCATATTGATTTAATCAAATCTCCTGATCAATTAAATTTTTTTATTAAAAAATTTCCTGAAAAATATATGTTATCATTAGGTATAATTGATGGACGTAATATTTGGAAAAATAATTATATTAAATCTGTAGAAAAGATTAAAAAATCTATAGATATATTAGGAGATGATCGTATTATGATAGCACCTAACTGTTCTCTAATGCATATACCTTTTGATATAAATATTGAAAATGATATTCCTATTGAAATTAAAGAAATTATTGCATTTGCAAAACAAAAATTAGAGGAAATTGATCATTTATATCAAATAATTAATGGAAATAATAATTTATTAGAAAATAATAAAAAATTATGGAAACATTATAATTTTATAAATAATTTAGAAGTTAAAAAACGTGTTGATTCAGTTAAAGATGAAGATATGAATCGTAAAAATCCGTTTAATATTAGGAAAATATTACAAAATAAAAATTTAAAATTACCATTATTTCCAACTACTACTATAGGATCATTTCCTCAAACTTTAGAACTACGACAAATTAGATTAAAATTTAAAAAGGGTCTTTTAACTAAAGAAGAATATAATAATTATATAGAAAAGAATATAATAAATGTTATTAAATGTCAAGAAGAGATTGGATTAGATGTATTAGTACATGGAGAATTTGAACGTAATGATATGGTTGAATATTTTAGTGAATATTTAAATGGTTTTATTTCTACTAAAAATGGTTGGGTACAAAGTTATGGTAGTCGTTATGTAAAACCTCCTATTATTTATGGTGATGTCTTTCGTAAACAAAATATAACCGTTGATTGGAGTCAATTGGCTCAATCTCATACAAAAAAACCTATTAAAGGAATGCTTACAGGACCAATTACCATATTGCAATGGTCGTTTGTACGTGATGATCAAAAACGTGAGATTACAGCCCAACAAATAGCATTAGCTATTAGAGATGAAGTAGAAGCTTTAGAAAAAGCTGGAATTAAAATTATTCAAATTGATGAACCAGCTATTCGAGAAGGATTACCTTTAAAGAAAAAAGATTGGAATTATTATTTAAATTGGGCTATTAAAGCATTCAAAATTTCATCTTGTTGTGTAAAAGATGAAACTCAAATTCATACTCACATGTGTTATAGTGAATTTAATGATATTATAGATTATATAGTTAAGATGGATGTGGATGTAATTACTATAGAAACATCACGTTCTAAACTAAAACTTTTAAAAGCTTTTAAAGAATTTAAATATCCTAATGGAATAGGTCCTGGAGTATATGATATTCATTCTCCTAGAATACCTAGCATAGAAGAAATATATTCTTTAATTCAAGAATTAAGTAAATTTTTACCTATAGAAAATATTTGGATAAATCCTGATTGTGGTCTAAAAACACGTAAATGGAATGAAACAATCCAATCTCTAAAAAATATGGTAGAAGCTGTTAAATTAGCAAGAATTTATTTAAAATAA
- the miaB gene encoding tRNA (N6-isopentenyl adenosine(37)-C2)-methylthiotransferase MiaB yields MNNYRKFYIESYGCQMNVSDSEIVTSILIKENFKITFNLEEADLIFINTCSIREKAEQTIKKRLEKFNLLKKKKPNLIIGILGCMAKRLKYKFLEEEKLVNLVIGPDSYRDIPNLISSVEDGVEDGKSAVNTILSKYETYADINPVHFENKITAFITITRGCDNMCSFCIVPFTRGRERSRDPDSIIKECKLLYNKGYKEITLLGQNVDSYIWYNGSGIKRDIYKMPNINYNNIIDFSKLLELIALSVPNMRIRFSTSNPHDMSEKVITIIKKYPNICNNIHLPFQSGSNSILKKMNRKYSREEYIYLIDKIRNIIPECSISHDIITGFCGETEQDHKDTLSLMEYVKYHYGYMFIYSVRPGTIAEKHFKDDIPMYIKKRRLKEIINLQKQHSYFRMQQYIGNIQEVLIEKESKKSKDYWSGRNSQNLTIVFPKQKNYKIGTFVNVKVNNIISSTLIGKII; encoded by the coding sequence ATGAATAATTATAGAAAATTTTATATAGAAAGTTATGGTTGTCAAATGAATGTTTCTGATAGTGAAATAGTAACATCTATTTTAATAAAAGAAAATTTTAAAATTACTTTTAATCTTGAAGAAGCAGATTTGATTTTTATAAATACTTGCTCTATACGTGAAAAAGCTGAACAAACAATAAAAAAACGTTTAGAAAAATTTAATTTATTAAAAAAAAAAAAACCTAATCTAATAATTGGAATTTTAGGTTGTATGGCTAAACGACTTAAGTATAAATTTTTAGAAGAAGAAAAACTTGTTAACTTAGTTATTGGACCTGATTCTTATAGAGATATTCCCAATCTTATTTCTTCAGTTGAAGATGGAGTTGAAGATGGAAAAAGTGCTGTAAATACTATACTTTCTAAGTATGAAACATATGCAGATATCAATCCAGTTCATTTTGAAAATAAAATAACTGCTTTTATTACTATAACTAGGGGATGTGATAATATGTGTAGCTTTTGCATAGTACCTTTTACAAGAGGTCGTGAACGAAGTCGTGATCCTGATTCTATTATAAAAGAGTGCAAACTATTATATAATAAAGGATATAAAGAAATTACTCTTTTAGGACAAAATGTTGATTCATATATATGGTATAATGGTAGTGGAATAAAAAGAGATATTTATAAAATGCCTAATATTAATTATAATAATATTATAGATTTTTCTAAATTATTGGAATTAATTGCTTTATCAGTTCCTAATATGCGGATACGTTTTTCTACATCTAATCCACATGATATGTCAGAAAAAGTAATAACAATAATAAAAAAATATCCGAATATTTGCAATAATATTCATTTACCATTTCAGTCAGGAAGTAATAGTATTTTAAAAAAAATGAATCGTAAATATTCTCGTGAAGAATATATTTATTTAATAGATAAAATTCGTAATATTATTCCTGAATGCTCAATTTCTCATGATATAATTACTGGTTTTTGTGGAGAAACTGAACAAGATCATAAAGATACATTAAGTTTAATGGAATATGTAAAATATCATTATGGATATATGTTTATATATTCAGTACGTCCTGGAACTATTGCAGAAAAACATTTTAAAGATGATATCCCTATGTATATAAAAAAACGTAGGCTAAAAGAAATTATTAATTTACAAAAACAACACTCATATTTTAGAATGCAACAATATATAGGTAATATACAAGAAGTTTTAATAGAAAAAGAATCTAAAAAAAGTAAAGATTATTGGTCAGGAAGAAATTCTCAAAATCTTACAATAGTTTTTCCTAAACAAAAAAATTATAAAATAGGTACATTTGTTAATGTTAAAGTTAATAATATTATTTCATCTACTTTAATTGGCAAAATTATTTGA
- a CDS encoding sigma-54 dependent transcriptional regulator, which yields MHNLIQNIKHRYGIIGNDYLLYKSLEKTILIAPTDISVMVVGESGVGKEFIPKIIHQLSYRKHNVYIAINCGAIPEGTINSELFGHEKGAFTGANNSRKGYFEVANGGTIFLDEIGELPLSTQIRLLRILESGEFIKVGSSKVQKTNVRIVSATNINLIEAINNKKFREDLYYRINTIQIDIPPLRYRKGDINILFNKFANDFSEKYNITPIKLTEEAVNYIEQYHWNGNIRQLRNVVEQLSILEKNTISLEKIKEYIPTNSSLIIKKDYIEEKKFLYKALFNMRKDLNNLKILILQLIRNNNNATIFLKKNSKLIEKIFGNKIFSFLNNEKNFSIEKIYQLEHITKNNDLNSNESLFIKEKELEFIRKALTKNNGNRKIAAQELGISERTLYRKIKEYGL from the coding sequence ATGCATAATTTGATTCAAAATATAAAACATAGATATGGAATTATTGGAAATGATTATCTGTTATATAAATCATTGGAAAAAACAATATTAATAGCACCTACTGATATTTCAGTAATGGTAGTTGGAGAAAGTGGAGTAGGAAAAGAATTCATTCCAAAGATTATTCATCAACTTTCATACAGAAAACATAATGTATATATAGCAATTAATTGTGGAGCTATACCAGAAGGTACTATTAATAGTGAACTATTTGGTCATGAAAAAGGTGCTTTTACTGGTGCAAATAATTCTAGAAAAGGATATTTTGAAGTAGCAAATGGTGGAACAATTTTTTTAGATGAAATAGGAGAATTACCATTATCTACACAAATTCGTCTTTTACGTATATTGGAATCAGGTGAATTTATTAAAGTAGGATCTTCTAAAGTACAAAAAACTAATGTACGTATAGTATCTGCCACTAATATTAATCTTATAGAAGCTATTAATAATAAAAAATTTCGTGAAGATTTATATTATCGTATTAATACTATTCAGATAGATATTCCACCTTTAAGATATAGAAAAGGAGACATAAATATATTATTTAACAAATTTGCTAATGATTTTTCTGAAAAATATAATATAACTCCAATAAAACTTACTGAAGAAGCTGTTAATTATATTGAACAATATCATTGGAATGGAAATATTAGACAATTACGCAACGTTGTTGAACAATTATCAATTTTAGAAAAAAATACAATTTCATTAGAAAAAATAAAAGAATATATTCCTACTAATAGTTCTTTAATTATAAAAAAAGATTATATAGAAGAAAAAAAATTTTTATATAAAGCATTATTTAATATGCGTAAAGATTTAAATAATCTAAAAATATTAATTTTACAATTAATACGAAATAACAATAATGCTACTATTTTTTTAAAAAAAAATTCTAAATTAATAGAAAAAATATTTGGTAATAAAATATTTTCATTTTTAAATAATGAAAAAAATTTTTCAATTGAAAAAATATATCAATTAGAACATATTACAAAGAACAATGATTTAAATTCAAATGAATCTCTTTTTATTAAAGAAAAAGAATTAGAATTTATTCGTAAAGCACTAACAAAAAATAACGGTAACCGAAAAATAGCTGCTCAAGAATTAGGTATTTCTGAACGGACTTTATATAGAAAAATAAAAGAATATGGATTATAA
- the secG gene encoding preprotein translocase subunit SecG — MILCILLLIIILIQNTKEGGFYKSFFQKNTQNIFGISNTSSFIEKITWILVFLIITFIIIFNLIIKK, encoded by the coding sequence ATGATTTTATGTATACTTTTACTTATAATCATTTTAATTCAAAATACTAAAGAAGGAGGATTTTATAAATCATTTTTTCAAAAAAATACACAAAATATTTTTGGTATATCTAACACTAGTTCTTTTATTGAAAAAATAACATGGATATTAGTTTTTTTAATTATAACATTTATTATAATATTTAATTTAATTATTAAAAAATGA
- the groL gene encoding chaperonin GroEL (60 kDa chaperone family; promotes refolding of misfolded polypeptides especially under stressful conditions; forms two stacked rings of heptamers to form a barrel-shaped 14mer; ends can be capped by GroES; misfolded proteins enter the barrel where they are refolded when GroES binds), which yields MAAKDIKFGVEARNKLIKGVDTLANAVKKTLGPKGRNVVIQKSFGGPQVTKDGVTVAKEIELEDPIENLGAQMVKEVASKTNEVAGDGTTTATVLAQAIVREGLKNVAAGANPMDLKRGIDKAVEVVVSDLRRQSKTVGGSNEKIKQVASISANNDETIGDLIAKAFEKVGKEGVITVEEAKGIETTVDVVEGMQFDRGYQSPYFVTNTEKMTTGLDDPYILLYDKKISSMKDLLPILEPVAQSGKPLLIISEEVEGEALATIVVNKIRGTLKVAAVKAPGFGDRRKAMLEDIAILTGGIVISEETGVKLENTKLDMLGRAERVTIDKDNTTIVNGLGDKKRIKSRIDEIKSQIKNSTSDYDKEKLQERLAKLAGGVAVLYVGAASEVEMKEKKERVDDALNATRAAVEEGIVGGGGVALVRAIKALDNLKGDNVDQDTGIKIIKRALEEPLRQIVDNAGEEGAVIVAKVASEEGDFGYDAKEGKYKNMIDEGIIDPTKVARAALENATSVGGMLLTTECVITDIKKDEPSPHPMPSGGGGVGGMM from the coding sequence ATGGCAGCAAAGGATATTAAATTTGGTGTAGAGGCACGAAATAAATTAATAAAAGGTGTAGATACACTAGCTAATGCAGTTAAAAAAACTTTAGGTCCTAAAGGTAGAAATGTTGTTATTCAAAAATCTTTTGGAGGCCCTCAAGTGACAAAAGATGGGGTAACTGTAGCTAAAGAAATAGAATTAGAAGATCCTATAGAAAATTTAGGTGCACAAATGGTTAAAGAAGTCGCTTCTAAAACTAATGAAGTTGCAGGTGACGGAACTACTACAGCAACTGTTTTAGCTCAAGCTATTGTTCGTGAAGGATTAAAAAATGTAGCGGCTGGAGCTAATCCAATGGATTTAAAACGTGGTATTGATAAAGCTGTAGAAGTAGTTGTATCAGATTTAAGAAGACAATCAAAAACTGTGGGTGGAAGTAATGAAAAAATAAAACAAGTAGCTTCTATATCAGCTAATAATGATGAAACTATAGGAGATCTTATAGCAAAAGCTTTTGAAAAAGTAGGTAAAGAAGGTGTTATTACTGTTGAAGAAGCAAAAGGTATAGAAACTACTGTTGATGTTGTAGAAGGAATGCAATTTGATCGTGGATATCAATCTCCTTATTTTGTAACTAATACAGAAAAAATGACTACTGGTTTAGATGATCCATATATATTGCTTTATGATAAAAAAATTTCTTCTATGAAAGATTTGCTTCCTATATTAGAACCTGTTGCACAATCTGGTAAACCTTTATTAATTATTTCTGAAGAAGTAGAAGGCGAAGCATTAGCTACAATAGTAGTTAACAAAATACGTGGTACATTAAAAGTGGCCGCAGTAAAAGCTCCCGGATTTGGAGATAGAAGAAAAGCTATGTTAGAAGATATAGCAATTCTTACAGGAGGTATTGTAATATCTGAAGAAACAGGAGTAAAACTTGAAAATACTAAGTTAGATATGCTTGGTCGTGCTGAAAGAGTTACAATTGATAAAGATAATACAACTATTGTCAACGGATTAGGAGATAAAAAAAGAATTAAATCTAGAATTGATGAAATCAAATCTCAAATAAAAAATAGTACTTCTGATTATGATAAAGAAAAACTTCAAGAACGTTTAGCAAAATTAGCTGGTGGTGTTGCTGTTCTATATGTAGGAGCTGCATCTGAAGTTGAAATGAAAGAAAAAAAAGAACGTGTAGATGATGCTCTTAATGCTACTCGTGCAGCTGTGGAAGAAGGTATTGTAGGAGGTGGAGGGGTTGCGTTAGTTCGTGCTATAAAAGCTCTTGACAATTTGAAAGGAGATAATGTAGATCAAGATACTGGAATTAAAATAATAAAAAGAGCTCTTGAAGAGCCTTTACGTCAAATTGTTGATAATGCTGGTGAAGAAGGAGCAGTAATAGTTGCTAAAGTAGCCAGTGAAGAAGGAGATTTTGGTTATGATGCTAAAGAAGGTAAATATAAAAATATGATAGATGAAGGAATTATAGATCCTACTAAAGTAGCTCGTGCAGCATTAGAAAACGCTACTTCTGTAGGTGGTATGTTATTAACTACTGAATGTGTAATAACAGATATTAAAAAAGATGAACCAAGTCCCCATCCAATGCCATCAGGAGGTGGTGGAGTAGGAGGTATGATGTAA
- a CDS encoding NAD(P)/FAD-dependent oxidoreductase — protein sequence MNIPYTNLKRVVIIGAGFAGLEIAKRLNRNYFQVVLLDKNNYHTFKPLLYQVATYGLEPDSIACSIRTIIKNKKNFFFRLAQVNRIDTNQNKIYSNIGDINYDYLIIATGSVTNFFGKKNIESLSLTSIHDALDIRSIILQKFETAILTNDVNKRKLLMTFVIVGGGPTGVELAGSLAEMKKVVLPRDYPDIDINHMNIHLIQASNKILEYMSEKSSSQAFKDLKELGVNILLNSVVTDYNGKIVNIINKNIINNSISIESSTVIWAAGVKGAIIDGLDKLVIEHGRFLVDNFNKIKKYENIFAIGDVAMIKNEKFPKGHPMTVQPAIQQGIRLAKNLNNMMLGKKMQPFNYVNMGYMAIIGRNKAVCDLRFIRLKGFIAWFIWIIIHIINLVGFRNKIIALANCIIQYNNYNKSIMLKINNNKK from the coding sequence ATGAATATTCCATATACTAATTTAAAAAGAGTTGTTATAATTGGGGCTGGATTTGCTGGCTTAGAAATAGCTAAAAGACTTAATAGAAATTATTTTCAAGTTGTACTTTTAGATAAAAACAATTATCATACTTTTAAACCACTTTTGTATCAAGTTGCTACATATGGATTAGAACCGGATTCTATTGCTTGTTCTATAAGAACTATTATTAAAAATAAAAAAAATTTTTTCTTTAGATTAGCTCAAGTTAATCGTATTGATACTAATCAAAACAAAATATATTCAAATATTGGTGATATTAATTATGATTATTTAATTATAGCTACAGGTTCTGTAACTAATTTTTTTGGTAAAAAAAATATTGAATCATTATCATTAACATCTATACATGACGCTTTAGATATACGGAGTATAATATTACAAAAGTTTGAAACTGCTATATTAACAAATGATGTAAATAAACGGAAACTACTAATGACTTTTGTAATTGTTGGAGGTGGTCCTACAGGTGTAGAATTAGCGGGATCTTTAGCTGAAATGAAAAAAGTAGTATTACCACGTGATTATCCAGATATTGATATTAATCATATGAATATACATTTAATTCAAGCTTCTAATAAAATATTAGAGTATATGTCTGAAAAATCTTCTTCACAAGCTTTTAAAGATTTAAAAGAATTAGGTGTTAATATTTTGTTAAATTCAGTTGTAACTGATTATAATGGTAAAATTGTAAATATTATTAATAAAAATATTATTAATAATTCTATTTCAATAGAATCTTCCACTGTAATATGGGCAGCAGGAGTAAAAGGTGCAATAATAGATGGATTGGATAAATTAGTTATAGAACATGGAAGATTTTTAGTAGATAATTTTAATAAGATTAAAAAATACGAAAATATTTTTGCTATAGGTGACGTAGCTATGATTAAAAATGAAAAATTCCCTAAAGGTCATCCTATGACAGTACAACCAGCTATACAACAAGGGATTAGATTAGCAAAAAATTTAAATAATATGATGTTGGGAAAAAAAATGCAGCCTTTTAATTATGTAAATATGGGATATATGGCAATTATTGGAAGAAATAAAGCAGTATGTGATTTGAGGTTTATTAGGTTAAAAGGATTTATAGCTTGGTTTATATGGATTATAATACATATAATTAATTTGGTTGGATTTCGTAATAAAATAATTGCTTTAGCAAATTGTATTATACAATACAATAATTATAATAAAAGTATAATGTTAAAAATTAATAATAATAAAAAATAA
- a CDS encoding co-chaperone GroES has protein sequence MTELNIRPLADRVVIEPAPAETKTAAGIYIPDTAKEKPQRGKVIAVGNGKKDEPMTVKVGNEVLYGKYSGTELKWEGKDYLIMRESDIIAII, from the coding sequence ATGACAGAATTAAATATTAGACCTTTAGCAGATCGTGTAGTAATAGAACCTGCTCCTGCAGAAACTAAAACTGCTGCAGGCATTTATATACCTGATACAGCTAAAGAAAAACCTCAAAGAGGTAAAGTAATAGCTGTTGGAAATGGAAAAAAAGATGAACCTATGACTGTTAAAGTAGGTAATGAGGTATTATATGGAAAATATTCAGGAACTGAATTAAAATGGGAAGGAAAAGACTATCTAATTATGCGTGAGTCTGATATTATTGCAATTATTTAA
- a CDS encoding PorT family protein — protein sequence MNKNENMKKNIVRIYTILLTLFFSIAIASDIGNCKNLQKPTLKQPINKKSQQKSPLKQTIKPLSQTDVIKIVALVKDFINYDKYKLNRFEIGSKKGLNIATIIGLNNIPIFDFNSGFYLKFNINKNLFIKQEFIYSNEGSNFKQESEVSKGKPKSEVSKVKEVRLNRLCNEYINLPLLIGYSLNDISLEIGPEFNFAIKSNKNITDLKKEIKEEIIDINNIGISFIVGTEFAVGKYINLPILSLTGRYKIGLTKVFEAKKFNSNSVFQIGLSIKFL from the coding sequence ATGAATAAAAATGAAAATATGAAAAAAAATATCGTTAGAATTTACACAATATTATTGACATTATTTTTTTCAATAGCAATAGCATCTGATATAGGTAATTGTAAAAATTTACAAAAACCTACTTTAAAACAACCTATAAATAAAAAATCTCAACAAAAATCTCCTTTAAAACAAACTATAAAACCTCTTTCACAAACTGATGTAATTAAAATTGTTGCATTAGTAAAAGATTTTATTAATTATGATAAATATAAATTAAATAGATTTGAAATAGGTTCAAAAAAAGGATTAAATATTGCTACAATAATAGGATTAAATAATATTCCAATATTTGATTTTAATAGTGGTTTTTATTTAAAATTTAATATAAATAAAAATCTTTTCATAAAACAAGAATTTATTTATTCCAATGAAGGATCTAATTTTAAACAAGAATCTGAAGTATCTAAAGGAAAACCAAAATCTGAAGTATCTAAAGTAAAAGAAGTAAGATTAAATAGATTATGCAATGAATATATAAATCTTCCTTTATTAATTGGATATTCATTAAATGATATTTCATTAGAAATTGGTCCTGAATTTAATTTTGCAATTAAAAGTAATAAAAATATAACAGATTTAAAAAAAGAAATAAAAGAAGAAATAATTGATATTAATAATATAGGTATTAGTTTTATAGTAGGTACTGAATTTGCTGTAGGAAAATATATTAATTTGCCTATATTATCTCTTACAGGACGTTATAAAATAGGATTGACAAAGGTTTTTGAAGCTAAAAAATTTAATTCTAATTCAGTATTTCAAATAGGATTATCAATAAAATTTTTATAA
- a CDS encoding PaaI family thioesterase, with protein sequence MNDKSKYLLKWFNTLSNKTLIKNITYIELGSQFLIAKMPIQDNLRQPMGFLHGGVIVYIAESIGSMLSISQIDYNKFYVFTLEISANYIRNKKDGEIYAKAYLIHKGKTTHFIQIKVLDEYNNIISQCKMTNIIISKNT encoded by the coding sequence ATGAATGACAAATCAAAATATTTATTAAAGTGGTTTAATACTTTAAGTAATAAAACTTTAATAAAAAATATTACTTATATTGAACTAGGAAGTCAATTTTTAATTGCTAAAATGCCTATACAGGACAATTTACGTCAACCTATGGGTTTTTTACATGGAGGTGTTATAGTTTACATAGCTGAAAGTATTGGTAGTATGCTTTCTATTAGCCAAATAGATTATAATAAATTTTATGTATTTACTTTAGAAATATCTGCTAATTATATACGTAACAAAAAAGATGGAGAAATATATGCAAAAGCTTATTTAATCCATAAAGGAAAAACTACTCATTTTATTCAAATAAAAGTATTAGATGAATATAATAATATTATAAGTCAATGTAAAATGACAAATATTATAATATCTAAAAATACATAA
- a CDS encoding zinc metallopeptidase, with amino-acid sequence MTYNIIIGILFLLGLIVNYYLLFKVKKYSQHKFHLNGKEIAEQMLNYYGIIDIQINYIDGQLTDHYNPLSKTINLSYDTYHNRNISSVAIASHECAHAIQHKICYNMFILRSKLIPIINFCSQYTNLVILTGLYYPIDNNLLLNIGIGLLFLIVIFSLITLPIEFDASTRALNWLNKSHLVSKNEYFKIKDSLKWAAFTYIITALGSLYEFIYFFSKFKNKLNNYFK; translated from the coding sequence ATGACATATAATATAATAATTGGAATATTATTTTTATTAGGATTAATAGTAAATTATTATTTACTTTTTAAAGTTAAAAAATATTCACAACATAAATTTCATTTAAATGGAAAAGAAATTGCTGAACAAATGCTCAATTATTATGGTATAATAGATATACAAATTAATTATATAGATGGACAATTAACTGATCATTATAATCCTTTATCTAAAACAATTAATCTTAGCTATGATACTTATCATAATAGAAATATTTCTTCTGTAGCTATAGCATCTCATGAATGTGCACATGCTATACAACATAAAATTTGTTATAATATGTTCATATTACGATCAAAATTAATTCCTATTATTAATTTTTGTTCTCAATATACTAATTTAGTTATTCTAACAGGATTATATTATCCAATTGATAATAATTTACTATTGAATATTGGAATAGGATTATTATTTTTAATTGTTATCTTTTCATTAATAACATTACCAATTGAATTTGATGCAAGTACACGTGCTTTAAATTGGTTAAATAAATCCCATTTAGTTTCAAAAAATGAATATTTTAAAATAAAAGATTCATTAAAATGGGCTGCTTTTACGTATATAATTACGGCTTTAGGATCATTATATGAATTTATATATTTTTTTTCAAAATTTAAAAACAAATTGAATAATTATTTTAAATAA